In one window of Acidovorax sp. HDW3 DNA:
- a CDS encoding phage tail protein, with protein sequence MLMALGQFVFGLDTLAFESLRRASAWRHPSQSRVGAMPARQYLGAGDDTITLSGVLAPEFRGTATSLAQLRDMAGRGNAFALVSGAGDIFGAYVIESLQETATLFVPDGRPRRIEFELQLQRVDAALSDAAGGTDPGGGTGEEDWWEWWL encoded by the coding sequence ATGCTCATGGCACTGGGCCAATTTGTATTCGGGCTCGACACCCTCGCGTTTGAGAGCCTGCGCCGCGCCAGCGCCTGGCGCCACCCCAGCCAGTCGCGCGTGGGCGCCATGCCTGCGCGCCAGTACCTGGGCGCGGGCGACGACACCATCACGCTCTCGGGCGTGCTCGCGCCCGAGTTTCGCGGCACGGCCACCAGTCTGGCGCAGCTGCGCGACATGGCTGGCAGAGGAAACGCGTTTGCGCTGGTATCGGGCGCGGGCGACATTTTTGGCGCCTACGTGATCGAGAGCCTGCAAGAGACGGCCACCCTGTTCGTGCCCGATGGCCGGCCCCGGCGCATCGAATTCGAGCTGCAGCTGCAGCGCGTGGACGCGGCCCTGAGCGACGCCGCCGGCGGCACCGACCCCGGCGGCGGCACGGGCGAGGAAGACTGGTGGGAGTGGTGGCTGTAA
- a CDS encoding phage tail protein has protein sequence MADMRMRLLIELKDRALAPLQRITQGSGKAAQALKDTQAQLKRLNEQQRTLDNMGSRRQALGDAAKKLRELKQQLQAMGAAGQASAKDMAAQQKAVDKASQAWRAQRQAVQALRRQLTTLGISNTAETQRNLGAAIERTNAAVARQEAAMRHAAKASQALQRAQQRGMGMTATGAGAYWAGRNALQAGAHGPMEQGKSAAMEEVRIRALGLQKEQADEAIAFARDFKSYGTSTLDNLQLMRDAVTVFNDTHHAKDALPFLAKMKAANEVVFGQEHAADNERKFMDMMKVIEMRNGANNREDFERNGNLVQQVITATGGRVGAEDWLHLIKTGGVAAKGLSEKEFFYRLEPLVQEMGGDRVGTGMMSAYQNLYQGRTTKRAAQMLDSLGLIADPSKVKHDKVGQISQLGVGALKGGEVFQRSQYEWLNTVLVPALAAKGITGEKEVLDAMGGIFSNRTAAALFATMYQQRQMIDKAYKLNASADNVDTLHQRAKGTASGAERDLSARKNDLYERLGAAVLPGYVKLLEVVTDVVEGLSNFAKANPGVTAAIGYTAAGIAGLMTTVGALLIPLGILLAKGALLRWVLSKIGLGLFGAGAAAQGASAGLGLWARMGAAIAGAWAWVKAGLGPLLARLGPMLASAWRAAVPMLLAAGRALLMLGQFLLATPLGLAITLLSTAAYLLYTRWQDIKGGAMALWQDMQALAGRMASAGADIVQGLVNGLGSGWAALRERVGSMADEVAATFKEKLGINSPSRVFMEYGGWIAQGAALGMEGGQAGVRAAALAIAGVAAGVATPAMGGMPMPAPLAGAAAQGSGQAGAASAAMAPAGGSSYQITINAAPGMDERALARAVAQELDKREQRGRSRVLSQLSDID, from the coding sequence AAGCAGCAGCTCCAGGCCATGGGCGCCGCTGGCCAGGCCAGCGCCAAAGACATGGCCGCCCAGCAAAAAGCGGTGGACAAAGCCAGCCAGGCATGGCGCGCCCAGCGGCAAGCCGTGCAGGCCCTGCGCCGCCAGCTCACCACCTTGGGCATCAGCAACACCGCAGAAACACAGCGCAACCTGGGCGCCGCCATAGAGCGCACCAACGCCGCCGTGGCCAGGCAAGAAGCGGCCATGCGCCACGCTGCAAAAGCCAGCCAGGCCCTGCAGCGCGCCCAGCAGCGCGGCATGGGCATGACGGCCACCGGCGCCGGCGCCTACTGGGCCGGGCGCAACGCCCTGCAGGCCGGTGCGCATGGGCCCATGGAGCAAGGCAAGAGCGCAGCCATGGAAGAGGTGCGCATTCGCGCCCTGGGGCTGCAAAAAGAGCAGGCCGACGAAGCCATAGCATTCGCGCGCGACTTCAAGAGCTACGGCACCAGCACGCTCGACAACTTGCAGCTCATGCGCGACGCCGTGACCGTCTTCAACGACACGCACCACGCCAAAGACGCCCTGCCATTCTTGGCAAAAATGAAAGCTGCCAACGAGGTGGTGTTTGGCCAGGAGCACGCTGCCGACAATGAGCGCAAGTTCATGGACATGATGAAAGTCATCGAAATGCGCAACGGCGCCAACAACCGCGAAGACTTTGAGCGCAACGGCAACCTGGTGCAGCAAGTCATTACGGCCACCGGCGGGCGCGTGGGCGCTGAAGACTGGCTGCACCTGATCAAAACCGGCGGCGTGGCCGCCAAGGGACTGAGCGAGAAAGAATTCTTCTACCGCCTCGAACCGCTGGTGCAAGAAATGGGCGGCGACAGGGTGGGCACGGGCATGATGAGCGCGTACCAAAACCTCTACCAAGGCCGCACCACAAAACGCGCCGCGCAAATGCTCGACAGCCTGGGGCTGATTGCCGACCCGAGCAAAGTCAAGCACGACAAGGTGGGGCAAATTTCACAGCTGGGCGTGGGCGCGCTCAAGGGCGGGGAGGTGTTCCAGCGCAGCCAGTACGAATGGCTCAACACCGTTCTGGTACCGGCCCTGGCGGCAAAAGGCATTACCGGCGAAAAAGAAGTGCTCGATGCCATGGGCGGCATATTCAGCAACCGCACCGCTGCCGCCCTTTTTGCCACCATGTACCAACAGCGGCAGATGATCGACAAGGCGTACAAACTCAACGCCTCTGCAGACAACGTCGATACCCTGCACCAACGCGCCAAAGGCACAGCCAGCGGTGCAGAACGCGACCTGAGCGCCCGCAAAAACGACCTGTACGAACGCCTGGGCGCCGCCGTGCTGCCAGGCTACGTCAAGCTGCTCGAAGTCGTCACCGACGTGGTAGAGGGCCTGAGCAACTTTGCCAAGGCCAACCCCGGCGTCACTGCCGCCATTGGCTACACCGCTGCTGGCATTGCCGGGTTGATGACCACCGTAGGCGCGCTGCTGATACCGCTGGGCATCTTGCTGGCCAAGGGCGCGCTGCTGCGCTGGGTGCTCAGCAAAATAGGCCTGGGCCTGTTTGGCGCCGGCGCTGCAGCACAGGGCGCAAGCGCTGGCCTGGGCCTGTGGGCACGCATGGGCGCGGCCATTGCCGGCGCGTGGGCCTGGGTCAAGGCCGGGCTGGGGCCGCTGCTCGCGCGCCTGGGGCCCATGCTGGCCAGCGCCTGGCGCGCAGCCGTGCCCATGCTGCTGGCAGCAGGGCGGGCGCTGCTCATGCTGGGGCAGTTTTTGCTGGCCACGCCGCTGGGCCTGGCCATTACGCTGCTGAGCACGGCGGCCTACCTGCTCTACACCCGCTGGCAAGACATCAAAGGCGGGGCCATGGCCCTGTGGCAAGACATGCAGGCCCTGGCCGGGCGCATGGCCAGCGCTGGGGCCGACATTGTGCAGGGCCTGGTCAACGGCCTGGGCAGCGGCTGGGCAGCGCTGCGCGAGCGCGTGGGCAGCATGGCCGACGAGGTAGCCGCCACGTTCAAAGAAAAACTGGGTATCAACAGCCCATCGCGCGTGTTCATGGAATACGGCGGCTGGATTGCCCAGGGCGCCGCCCTGGGCATGGAAGGCGGCCAGGCCGGCGTGCGCGCCGCCGCGCTGGCCATTGCCGGGGTGGCTGCGGGCGTGGCCACGCCGGCCATGGGGGGTATGCCAATGCCTGCGCCCCTGGCCGGTGCCGCAGCCCAAGGCAGCGGCCAGGCCGGCGCGGCCAGCGCCGCCATGGCGCCAGCGGGGGGCAGCAGCTACCAAATCACCATCAACGCCGCACCCGGCATGGACGAACGCGCCCTGGCGCGGGCCGTGGCGCAGGAGCTGGACAAGCGCGAGCAGCGCGGGCGCTCGCGCGTGCTCTCACAGCTGTCGGACATTGACTGA